A single genomic interval of Drosophila virilis strain 15010-1051.87 chromosome 2, Dvir_AGI_RSII-ME, whole genome shotgun sequence harbors:
- the LOC6636953 gene encoding sorbitol dehydrogenase: protein MAKDNLTAVLHGINDLRLEQRPIPEITDEEVLVAMDSVGICGSDVHYLTKGRIGHFVVTKPMVIGHESAGVVAKVGSKVKNLVVGDRVAIEPGVPCYKCDHCKQGSYNLCPDMAFCATPPYDGNLTRYYKHAADFCFKLPDHVTMEEAALLEPLSVGVHACRRAGVGLGSKVLILGAGPIGLVTLLVAQSLGATEILITDLVQQRLDVAKELGATHTLLLNRDDTGEEVANRVHQIMSAEPDKAIDCCGAESSTRLAIFATRSGGVVVIVGMGPPEMKLPLFNALAREVDIRGVFRYCNDYSAALALVASGRVNVKRLVTHHFDITETAKAFETARDGLDGAIKVMIHVQPRNTNNPVEF from the exons ATGGCAAAAGATAACTTAACAGCTGTTTTACATGGCATTAACGACTTGCGATTG GAGCAACGTCCCATACCGGAAATAACCGATGAGG AGGTTTTGGTGGCAATGGATAGCGTCGGTATTTGCGGCTCAGATGTGCATTATCTGACAAAGGGTCGCATCGGGCACTTTGTGGTCACGAAGCCCATGGTCATTGGCCATGAAAGTGCTGGCGTGGTGGCCAAAGTGGGCAGCAAAGTGAAGAATCTCGTTGTAGGCGACCGCGTCGCCATTGAGCCAGGCGTGCCTTGCTATAAATGTGATCACTGCAAGCAGGGCAGCTATAATCTGTGCCCTGACATGGCATTCTGTGCCACGCCACCCTACGACGGCAATCTGACCCGGTACTACAAGCATGCAGCGGACTTTTGCTTCAAGCTACCCGACCACGTCACGATGGAGGAAGCTGCCCTCTTGGAGCCGCTGTCGGTGGGCGTGCATGCTTGCCGCCGTGCTGGCGTGGGATTAGGCTCAAAGGTGCTTATCCTGGGCGCAGGACCCATTGGATTGGTTACTCTTCTG GTCGCGCAATCTTTGGGTGCTACGGAGATTTTGATTACGGATCTAGTGCAACAGCGCTTGGATGTTGCCAAGGAACTTGGCGCCACACACACGCTGCTGCTGAATCGAGATGATACCGGAGAAGAAGTCGCAAATCGTGTGCATCAGATAATGAGTGCGGAACCTGATAAGGCTATCGACTGTTGTGGAGCGGAAAGCAGCACTCGGCTAGCTATCTTT GCTACGCGATCTGGaggtgttgttgttatcgtgGGCATGGGACCGCCGGAAATGAAGCTTCCTCTGTTCAATGCCTTGGCTCGAGAGGTGGACATTCGCGGTGTGTTCCGCTACTGTAACGA CTATTCCGCTGCCCTGGCGCTGGTTGCCTCCGGTCGGGTGAATGTAAAGCGTCTTGTCACACATCATTTCGACATTACGGAGACTGCGAAGGCATTTGAAACTGCTCGGGATGGTCTAGACGGGGCCATCAAAGTTATGATTCATGTTCAACCGAGAAATACCAATAATCCTGTCGAATTTTAA